From Anopheles funestus chromosome 3RL, idAnoFuneDA-416_04, whole genome shotgun sequence, a single genomic window includes:
- the LOC125767476 gene encoding uncharacterized protein LOC125767476, producing MEEYKNLIWSRHNPRSEGKLLEQASIDFADYPNDIFNLHINEIDPVHQIENIRTLMDESALFLPTEIPTDPRTGQKVQQLEVKCARSYLLFNKFPSGSVLTRDEHRHCLTVQNRINLRLPFTTAQEKKNYERYLELMDKLAPEKEMFDRFVKNYFNTNLLRRVQTIEPELNSLVVKIWKEKVQERLAVERELGGKYILMAVVPFDGSVQNEVNVEFKPSEQEVHETGTVRNLFDQNVIRCATLKRNERVLDNFTTEWCTARCTREEQLANIYGVLQQLPDVSFVLPAGALTLLLNYAQNMHEQWTIPFEIKMFNGRKVLIMDSRHPPNRLSTHARKVKAYKLLVKSYTTFKGSKHQTESYKCVDKDKNSMQKPFKPLLFDEYMKTMAHKKSSVAQENHRENRFYQHWVLNDPDGEHHMMVYFRQDCYESFRKMRAFMNISVKIEYQPEFGAEQMTLAELLQEWSRQLLRPNSKTMRLRIDGTTSTIISHHYLQMCDIEEELYRLYSMKPCNLITNVWKMLKLMGNFPTGTYLLHRDGKSTQGPSVYGKTIEKSGQTDSTLGVSLNWVDLLSQVQYDCSPLEQYDWIPIDKSIITKLHRINTIFPCSFPHWTSVRRLDSRVNQIKAKAVQTKPINTKKTNSQKATKSTPANKVLTPGQQMRREKMKLRKQLARERQQKAEKIQQSLNQFAPYVGSTCSKNVENTVEFKESETAGNSTGGKELPKYQTLTKVDYNSYVEQAAINSEEQE from the exons ATGGAAGAGTACAAGAATTTGATATG GTCGAGACATAATCCGCGGTCGGAAGGAAAACTGCTGGAACAAGCGTCGATCGATTTCGCTGACTATCCCAATGACATCTTTAATCTTCATATTAACGAAATCGACCCGGTCCATCAGATCGAGAACATTCGCACACTGATGGACGAGTCGGCCCTTTTCCTGCCGACGGAAATTCCAACTGACCCTCGCACGGGACAAAAAGTGCAACAGTTGGAAGTGAAATGTGCGAGATCGTACCTTCTGTTCAATAAGTTTCCATCCGGTTCGGTTCTAACGCGTGACGAACATCGGCATTGTCTCACGGTACAGAACCGTATAAACTTGCGCTTACCCTTTACCACCGCGCAAGAAAAGAAGAATTATGAACGATATCTGGAACTGATGGATAAGCTTGCTCcggaaaaggaaatgtttgaCAGATTTGTGAAGAATTACTTCAACACGAACTTATTGCGCCGTGTGCAAACGATCGAGCCTGAGCTGAACTCGTTGGTGGTTAAaatttggaaggaaaaagtgCAAGAACGTTTAGCAGTCGAGCGTGAGCTAGGTGGCAAATACATTCTGATGGCCGTTGTTCCATTTGACGGTAGCGTACAAAACGAAGTCAATGTGGAGTTTAAACCAAGTGAACAAGAGGTACATGAAACCGGCACCGTGCGGAATCTTTTCGACCAGAACGTTATACGATGTGCTACGCTGAAGAGAAATGAGCGAGTTTTGGATAATTTCACAACGGAATGGTGTACGGCACGATGCACACGGGAGGAACAACTGGCTAACATATACGGCGTGTTGCAGCAACTACCGGACGTTTCCTTTGTTCTGCCGGCTGGTGCTCTTACACTTTTACTAAACTATGCCCAAAACATGCACGAACAGTGGACGATACCGTtcgaaattaaaatgtttaatggACGAAAGGTGCTGATAATGGACAGTAGACATCCTCCGAATAGGCTGTCCACGCACGCCAGGAAAGTGAAAGCGTACAAACTGCTCGTTAAAAGTTATACGACCTTCAAGGGATCGAAACATCAGACAGAGTCTTATAAATGTGTCGACAAAGATAAGAATTCGATGCAGAAGCCATTCAAACCGTTGCTATTTGATGAGTATATGAAAACAatggcacacaaaaaatctTCCGTGGCGCAAGAAAATCATCGAGAGAACAGATTTTATCAACATTGGGTATTAAATGATCCGGATGGTGAGCACCATATGATGGTATACTTTCGGCAAGATTGCTACGAGTCGTTTCGTAAAATGCGTGCTTTTATGAACATCTCTGTAAAGATCGAATATCAACCAGAGTTTGGTGCGGAACAGATGACCCTAGCAGAGCTTTTGCAAGAATGGTCCCGACAGCTTTTGAGGCCTAATTCTAAAACGATGCGATTACGGATTGACGGCACAACGTCCACGATCATCTCCCATCACTACCTCCAGATGTGCGATATTGAGGAAGAACTTTATCGACTGTACAGCATGAAGCCATGCAATCTAATCACGAATGtgtggaaaatgttgaaactGATGGGAAATTTTCCTACCGGGACCTACCTGCTGCATCGCGATGGCAAAAGTACTCAGGGTCCATCGGTATATGGGAAAACGATAGAAAAATCTGGTCAAACGGATAGTACTTTAGGGGTCAGTTTGAATTGGGTCGATCTCTTAAGCCAAGTACAGTACGATTGTTCACCGCTGGAACAGTACGATTGGATCCCAATCGATAAGTCCATAATAACGAAACTTCATCGGATAAACACGATCTTCCCGTGCAGTTTTCCACACTGGACGTCTGTCCGGCGGTTAGATTCACGAGTGAATCAAATAAAGGCGAAAGCAGTCCAAACGAAGCCCATtaacacaaagaaaacaaattcgcAGAAAGCCACGAAATCCACGCCAGCCAACAAAGTCCTGACACCGGGACAGCAAATGCGCCGCGAAAAGATGAAGCTGCGAAAGCAGCTTGCCCGCGAGCGACAACAGAAAGCGGAAAAGATACAACAGTCGCTAAATCAATTTGCCCCCTATGTGGGGTCGACTTGTTcgaaaaatgtagaaaatacTGTAGAATTTAAGGAGTCTGAAACTGCTGGAAATAGCACTGGCGGAAAGGAGCTTCCGAAATATCAAACTCTTACAAAGGTCGATTACAATTCGTACGTGGAACAAGCCGCAATAAACTCAGAAGAGCAGGAGTAG
- the LOC125767507 gene encoding protein TEX261 codes for MSFLGLLSYVSLLVQICFATVSIAAGLYYLAELVEEYTVMAKKVISWMVGITASLYVIFIFTETFSWTMLLCGLGAQVLHGLILTDFPYVRFLSPAFISAVLLLVANHYLAFVYFQLQYHTFTEVLAYFTLCLWLVPFALFVSLSANDNVLPTSNERTHLLGGNDDVVTNYFSSRKKMGLLSLFSYAKESLLPERNKKAF; via the exons ATGTCCTTCCTCGGGCTGTTGAGCTACGTTTCACTATTGGTGCAAATTTGTTTCGCTACCGTCTCGATAG CCGCCGGACTGTACTACCTGGCTGAGTTGGTGGAAGAATACACGGTCATGGCAAAGAAAGTCATCAGCTGGATGGTAGGGATAACTGCCTCGCTGTATGTGATATTCATCTTCACGGAAACCTTCTCCTGGACCATGCTCCTCTGCGGACTCGGAGCACAAGTACTGCATGGGCTCATCCTAACCGACTTTCCTTACGTGCGGTTCCTTTCACCGGCATTTATCAGCGCAGTACTGCTGTTGGTAGCGAACCATTATCTCGCCTTCGTGTATTTTCAGCTGCAGTATCACACGTTTACGGAAGTGTTGGCATATTTTACACTTTGCCTGTGGCTCGTTCCATTCGCATTATTTGTATCACTTTCGGCCAACGACAATGTGCTGCCCACGAGTAATGAACGAACGCACTTGCTCG GTGGCAATGACGATGTGGTAACGAATTATTTTTCCAGCCGGAAAAAGATGGGCCTTCTTTCGTTGTTCAGCTACGCCAAGGAAAGCCTACTGCCCGAGCGCAATAAGAAAGCTTTTTAA
- the LOC125767503 gene encoding ribose-5-phosphate isomerase: MLGQFVRSLSPSLIILQRSSTSSCLSKAAFFSSNATMSLEEAKRCAAYKAVDEYVKDNTVVGVGSGSTVVYAVHRIAERVKAEGLKLVCIPTSFQARQLIIEHGLTLGDLECNPSLDCAIDGADEVDAKMVLIKGGGGCLLQEKIVAACAERLVIIADYTKDSMKLGQQYRKGIPIEVTPMAYVPIRNKVETRFGGSLKLRMAVAKAGPVVTDNGNFILDWSFPDDKVHDWDAVNREIMMMPGVVDTGLFVGMATKAYFGQKDGTVTERSG; this comes from the exons ATGTTGGGGCAGTTTGTACGTTCACTTTCACCTAGCCTAATAATACTACAACGGTCTAGTACGAGTAGTTGCTTGTCCAAAGCTGCGTTCTTCTCATCTAACGCTACAATGTCCTTGGAGGAGGCAAAGAGATGTGCTGCGTACAAGGCGGTTGATGAGTACGTAAAGGATAACACCGTCGTGGGAGTCGGATCGGGCTCCACCGTGGTTTACGCGGTGCATCGTATAGCAGAGCGTGTGAAGGCAGAAGGACTTAAGCTAGTCTGCATTCCAACCAGCTTCCAGGCCCGGCAGCTTATTATCGAGCACGGGCTAACTCTGGGTGATTTGGAGTGCAATCCTTCCTTGGACTGTGCTATCGATGGTGCGGACGAGGTTGATGCCAAGATGGTGCTTATCAAGGGTGGTGGTGGATGTTTGCTACAG GAAAAAATCGTGGCGGCCTGTGCTGAGCGGTTAGTGATCATTGCAGATTACACAAAAGACTCCATGAAGCTTGGCCAGCAGTACCGTAAAGGCATCCCCATTGAGGTGACTCCGATGGCTTATGTACCGATAAGGAACAAAGTGGAGACACGATTTGGCGGCAGCTTGAAGCTACGAATGGCGGTAGCAAAGGCAGGCCCCGTCGTTACTGACAATGGTAATTTCATTCTGGATTGGAGTTTCCCAGACGACAAGGTGCATGATTGGGATGCAGTTAATCGGGAGATCATGATGATGCCGGGTGTTGTCGATACTGGCTTGTTTGTTGGCATGGCAACGAAGGCGTACTTCGGGCAGAAGGACGGAACAGTAACAGAAAGAAGCGGCTAA
- the LOC125767494 gene encoding inactive peptidyl-prolyl cis-trans isomerase shutdown yields the protein MDTGNVLKAPINMSDLLDGGTEFQIDTDFNDHEGDEYFIEDDYGSADEDEEKFKQFLTPWDRTFEELRQEMKPISDQIYKRITKAGVGEELPDNTEVTVDYNAFFEKEMKPFDSSTLRDKPFRMVLGSHNVLIGFMEAVKTMRVSEEAQFLISYQLLYGEVGCPPRIKPKADALFVIRVINASPAVDGGALAKLTENERRSYEMVKDRVSQIRQYAKDCFKRNLIQKAIVKYLEAVDTLQMCQLKNEAEQEEQQKTLIVIYTSLAVCYNHRDQPKDACRMVNALRNLCDVSKNAKILYQEGKALMKIGDYDRSRKCLLGAQKLEPHDENIQRTLKELNECSSKHQIEEKRIWTRAFGLVTSKEKEEPKEDTTLVEDIRKSMQVFLDDEKCSTLSLPDHFSAKEVLILERFADEFNLKLNIQMHNNKKHYKFQK from the exons ATGGATACTGGAAATGTGTTGAAGGCACCGATAAATATGAG CGACCTGCTTGACGGTGGAACCGAGTTCCAAATCGACACCGATTTTAATGACCATGAGGGCGATGAGTACTTCATCGAAGACGATTATGGCAGCGCGGACGAGGATGAGGAAAAGTTCAAACAGTTCCTAACTCCCTGGGACCGTACCTTCGAGGAGTTGCGTCAGGAAATGAAACCGATTAGCGACCAGATCTACAAACGCATTACGAAGGCGGGCGTCGGTGAGGAACTGCCGGACAATACAGAGGTAACAGTTGACTACAATGCATTCTTCGAAAAGGAGATGAAACCCTTCGATTCTTCGACGTTGCGTGACAAACCGTTCCGGATGGTGCTTGGATCGCACAATGTGCTGATTGGGTTTATGGAAGCTGTAAAGACGATGCGTGTTAGCGAGGAAGCACAGTTCCTGATCTCGTACCAGCTGCTGTACGGCGAGGTCGGATGTCCACCGCGCATTAAACCGAAGGCAGATGCGTTGTTTGTGATCAGAGTGATCAACGCCAGTCCCGCCGTAGATGGCGGTGCTTTAGCAAAGCTGACCGAAAACGAACGCCGATCGTATGAGATGGTAAAGGATAGAGTCTCACAAATCCGGCAGTACGCTAAGGACTGTTTTAAGCGCAATTTGATACAAAAAGCGATTGTCAAATATCTGGAAGCGGTCGATACGCTGCAGATGTGTCAGCTGAAGAACGAAGCTGAACAGGAGGAACAACAGAAAACGTTAATCGTCATATACACAAGCCTGGCTGTGTGTTACAATCATCGCGACCAGCCTAAAGATGCCTGTCGGATGGTGAACGCGTTGCGTAATCTGTGCGACGTTAGCAAAAACGCGAAAATCCTGTATCAAGAGGGAAAAGCGTTGATGAAAATTGGAGATTATGACCGCTCACGCAAGTGTTTGCTGGGTGCACAGAAATTGGAACCGCACGATGAAAACATTCAACGGACCTTGAAGGAGCTGAACGAATGTTCTTCAAAGCATCAGATTGAGGAGAAGAGAATTTGGACGCGTGCTTTCGGTTTGGTGACTAGCAAAGAGAAGGAAGAACCTAAAGAAGATACCACACTCGTAGAGGATATAAGGAAGTCGATGCAAGTGTTTCTGGACGACGAAAAGTGTAGTACGCTCTCACTGCCTGACCATTTCTCTGCGAAAGAGGTGTTGATTTTGGAGCGATTTGCAGACGAATTCAATCTGAAGCTGAACATTCAGATGCACAATAATAAGAAACATTACAAATTTCAAAAGTAA
- the LOC125767472 gene encoding cyclic nucleotide-gated cation channel beta-3 — translation MSTSAPLSVEQVNRSRSETVLSLDGGWPPRSPPPSLSPFIGWPRSNGHGRFGSRPAVPGLPAWMSGSSGALARAGSRDEVKLHKSLEEISKDIREIEDFISVTEDILRREREQDEQVSLRERQRKAAERTMQLIRNKCSPTKKCFNRVIKTPDGQKKVLRSPTYKVNITQKRRIKSFSPKGGYKSKLYFRNGKIGCQEAENAVSNLRSTHELVKRIINDESNMLVKLEHQHYSTGEHDGLDSRSSSVDTPVESLQMCVTESAGTSLCEDESSPPPVPTMSSDVPNTSLEINGSEKPRLDDNFQHIENANGTSIEPMEDRRNSASPTEMMPTNGNDFVAVRLRHLANRFSERTRKMRSKLEIPPTPSSSASAPSTAPSTQKHNVNQRTIQNSALTLQSATETPGCSHYLFCPIFCCGGRSDNVLDPQGKFYIAWLFIVSLSFLYNAWVIPLRSSFPYQTPENTKYWIAMDICADVIYLLDILFVKHRLMYLYEGFWVKDKNLTRKNYMRKLQFKMDLLALVPLDLLYLRFGTEHVVFRAPRLLKIQSFWEFFKLIDRVISSPHIIRVVKTLTYMLYMIHLTACAYYAYSAYQGLGSNRWVFNNKGHAYVRCFAFATKTATSIGKNPKPEKEGELMFMTAAWLMGVFVFALLIGQIRDIIATATRSKSEYKQLVDETLEYMRRLNLPTDLQRRVKMWFTFTWEQQKCLDETHIMDALPANLKTDIAISVHIQTLSKVQLFADCEEALLRELVLKLRSVTFLPGDYVCRKGEVGKEMYIVKTGQVQVMGGPRNDVVLATLYEGSVFGEISLLAINGAEGNRRTADVRSKGFSNLFVLSKSDLNEAIVYYPNAQAILKKRAKSLMRKNAAREKAESQQSIDTKDSEADVVIRNPQDPTSPKLLKTVIQALPQESAAVQLLMQGFKMIDPMTDEPEQQSAGTDEKSGEPDREETGSICSMEIRHTTEVQIENEKNVELPCDLVYSIKKELMENNSYINLTDAEKYKLLHELSKDEYDSQEKSPV, via the exons ATGTCCACCTCTGCACCATTGAGTGTCGAGCAGGTGAATCGTTCCCGTTCGGAGACAGTTCTCTCATTGGACGGCGGATGGCCACCAAGGTCACCTCCCCCATCCCTATCACCGTTTATTGGATGGCCGCGAAGCAATGGACATGGTCGGTTCGGATCCAGACCTGCTGTCCCGGGACTACCGGCCTGGATGAGTGGTTCAAGTGGTGCCCTGGCACGCGCCGGCAGCCGTGACGAGGTGAAGCTACACAAGAGTCTCGAAGAAATTTCGAAGGACATACGCGAGATTGAAGACTTTATCAGCGTGACCGAGGACATCTTAAGGCGTGAACGCGAACAGGATGAACAGGTGTCACTAAGGGAACGTCAGCGAAAAGCCGCCGAGCGCACTATGCAGCTCATTCGGAACAAATGTAGTCCCACGAAAAAGTGCTTCAATCGGGTCATCAAAACGCCGGACGGTCAGAAAAAAGTACTTCGCTCCCCGACCTACAAGGTGAACATTACGCAGAAACGGCGCATCAAATCGTTCAGCCCGAAAGGTGGCTACAAATCGAAGCTATACTTTCGCAATGGAAAAATTGGCTGCCAGGAGGCAGAAAATGCCGTTTCCAATTTGCGCAGTACGCACGAACTTGTCAAACGGATTATTAACGATGAGAGCAACATGCTGGTGAAGTTGGAACATCAGCACTACTCGACCGGTGAACACGATGGGCTTGATTCCCGATCCAGCTCAGTGGATACACCGGTGGAGAGTTTACAGATGTGCGTGACGGAATCGGCCGGCACATCGTTGTGCGAAGATGAATCATCTCCACCACCGGTACCGACAATGTCCAGTGACGTGCCAAATACCTCACTGGAGATCAATGGTAGCGAAAAACCTCGATTGGATGATAATTTTCAGCACATCGAGAATGCTAATGGAACGTCCATAGAACCAATGGAAGATAGACGAAATTCTGC AAGTCCCACGGAGATGATGCCAACGAACGGAAACGATTTTGTTGCCGTCCGATTGCGGCATTTGGCTAACCGGTTCTCGGAGCGTACTAGAAAGATGCGCAGCAAGCTTGAAATTCCTCCCACACCGTCCAGCAGTGCCAGTGCTCCTTCAACGGCTCCTTCCACACAAAAGCACAACGTAAACC AACGGACGATACAAAACTCCGCCTTAACGCTTCAATCAGCAACTGAGACACCAGGCTGTAGCCATTACCTGTTTTGCCCAATCTTCTGTTGCGGTGGTCGGAGCGATAATGTGCTTGATCCTCAAGGAAAGTTCTACATTGCCTGGCTGTTTATCGTGTCACTTTCGTTCCTGTACAATGCGTGGGTCATACCGCTGCGATCTTCGTTCCCCTATCAAACACCCGAAAATACCAAATATTGGATCGCGATGGACATATGTGCAGATGTCATCTATCTACTCGATATACTATTTGTTAAGCATCGCTTAATGTACCTCTATGAAGGATTCTGGGTGAAGGACAAGAATCTCACTCGTAAGAATTACATGCGTAAGCTACAGTTTAAG ATGGATCTGTTAGCTTTGGTGCCGTTGGATTTGTTGTATCTTCGCTTCGGAACCGAACATGTGGTTTTTCGTGCACCGCGTCTACTGAAGATACAAAGtttttgggagttttttaAGCTAATCGATCGTGTTATTTCCTCACCACATATT ATACGTGTGGTGAAGACGCTGACCTACATGTTGTATATGATACATCTGACAGCGTGTGCATATTATGCGTACAGTGCCTATCAAG GACTCGGTTCCAACCGTTGGGTATTCAACAACAAGGGACACGCATATGTACGCTGCTTCGCATTCGCTACCAAAACGGCCACCTCCATTGgcaaaaacccgaaaccaGAGAAGGAGGGTGAACTGATGTTCATGACGGCCGCCTGGCTGATGGGTGTGTTCGTGTTCGCGCTGCTTATCGGTCAGATACGAGACATTATTGCGACCGCGACACGTTCCAAGTCCGAGTACAAGCAGCTGGTCGATGAAACATTGGAATACATGCGTCGACTTAACCTGCCGACCGATCTGCAGCGACGCGTAAAGATGTGGTTTACCTTCACTTGGGAGCAGCAGAAGTGCTTGGACGAGACGCACATTATGGATGCGTTGCCGGCAAATCTGAAGACCGATATTGCTATATCGGTTCACATACAAACACTCTCCAAAGTGCAGCTGTTTGCTGACTGTGAGGAAGCGCTGTTGCGTGAACTCGTGTTAAAGTTACGCTCGGTCACCTTTTTGCCTGGGGATTACGTATGCCGGAAGGGTGAGGTCGGCAAGGAGATGTACATCGTGAAGACAGGCCAGGTACAGGTGATGGGTGGTCCTCGGAACGACGTAGTGCTAGCGACACTCTACGAAGGTTCCGTGTTCGGTGAGATCAGTCTGCTGGCAATAAACGGTGCGGAAGGAAACCGTCGAACCGCGGACGTACGATCGAAAGGATTCTCTAACCTGTTCGTGCTCTCTAAATCGGATCTAAACGAAGCGATCGTGTACTACCCGAACGCACAGGCCATCCTGAAGAAGCGTGCCAAGAGTTTGATGCGTAAGAATGCTGCTCGTGAAAAGGCCGAATCGCAGCAGAGCATCGACACGAAGGATAGTGAAGCGGATGTTGTTATCCGGAACCCGCAGGATCCAACCTCCCCGAAGCTGCTAAAAACGGTCATCCAAGCGTTGCCTCAAGAGTCCGCCGCCGTACAGTTGCTGATGCAAGGTTTTAAAATGATCGATCCAATGACGGACGAGCCGGAGCAACAAAGTGCCGGAACTGACGAGAAGAGCGGTGAACCAGATCGTGAAGAAACGGGTTCGATATGCAGTATGGAGATTAGACATACGACCGAAGTGCAGATTGAAAACGAGAAGAATGTCGAATTGCCGTGTGATTTGGTGTACAGCATCAAGAAAGAACTGATGGAGAACAATAGCTACATCAATCTAA